In Aphis gossypii isolate Hap1 unplaced genomic scaffold, ASM2018417v2 Contig00259, whole genome shotgun sequence, the following are encoded in one genomic region:
- the LOC126553550 gene encoding putative inhibitor of apoptosis produces MNFQQINNSFCSLVSEKDIVECFCCGIILHRWEKEDNPWIEHSRWNPKCVFVLLSKGNQFVENVVKKYGSIELGSYSNIQSEDCSFMYELLQFHFNSLSNMILQDLVM; encoded by the exons atgaattttcaacaaattaacaacagTTTTTGTTCACTTGTTTC ggaaaaagatattgttgaatgtttttgCTGCGGTATTATATTGCATCGTTGGGAAAAAGAAGATAATCCATGGATTGAACATTCAAGATGGAATCCgaaatgtgtttttgtattattatcaaaaggaaatcagtttgttgaaaatgtagtaaaaaaatatg gtTCTATcgaattaggtag cTACAGCAATATACAAAGTGAAGATTGTTCATTTATGTACgagttattacaatttcattttaattcattgtcgaacatgatattacaagatttagtgatgtaa